The Chaetodon auriga isolate fChaAug3 chromosome 4, fChaAug3.hap1, whole genome shotgun sequence region ccaatcatgatactatcacctgttgaCAAAAATTAGAAAGTGTCTGTACCCTGGTTGCTCTTTCTGCAGTCATTTGAATTGAGGTTGCGGAGGAGTTAGCAGCAGACTGTATTTTGTTCCTGTGATTATTGTTGCATGTGTTCATTGCAGCCCACTACCCAGCCCTCccgtccctctcctctctgtgtaaAACCAAGGTTGACAGAGCAGCAGTATGATgcagacatgaggacagacgATCATCTCTCTTCTGTACAGGTGAGTGTTATTGTTTACACAGTTTACTGGTAGTGCCTGATGTGAACTAGTACAATAAACAAACCTTTGCTTTTAAACTTAATTGAAAAGTCCTTGTTTGAAATGCTAATGTCTGTAAATAAGCTACTTTGAGGCACGATTACAGAGAAGCTGAGCTGCTCTTTGTGGAATCAGGCGGAAAGATATAGACTCCTACTGTATTTGTGATACTTTAAATGTAGAGTTGCAGTTATTGTAGCttctaaatgaaaaaaacaattcTCACCTCcatatttaatgcatttcattGTCATCAACATCATACTAATAGCTTTTCTTTCTTGAGTATTGTTGTATTGCAAAAGGTGCAACCATCAATACATTTTATCCATTACAAAACTTACGGCTGGCCATTATTATCTACCAGGCACATAGAAAATATGACTAGAATGAAcattatgtatatatacactaAATTACAGATTTATAAGGAAGATCAGAGATGTTACATAAAGCTTCTGCACTAATAATGCACTAGTTATTTGTCTACTGGCAGTGTAAGTCATCAAACTGAGAAATTAAGAAAGTGATTCTATGGATAATAGCAGAAAGGAGGCACTGAACAAAAAAGATTAATACAACTGTATGACTCTTGCAGCCATGATGCTTCTAACATAAATAGAAAGATTATAGGGATGAAAGGGAACAGGGGCATCTGTGgcagggtgggggtggggatgACTGCCCTACCCTTTTTTTGCTGAATGCTGAAGTGCCCTTTACTCAACCTCTCAGAGGTAGAAGTAAAGGGACTTTGGCACTTTGGATCAACAGCCTTTATGACAATGTGTAAGATTTTCAAACCTGGATGGGTGTAGTGGGATCTATCTGTGTGGCAAGTCCAAGTTAATACATTAATTTACTTCATCTTGATTTTACCGATATTGCAAACCgtgatggtgtgtgtctgttcaacTCAACAAGTCTATAagccaaaacaaaaatctaCATTTTCACTCTTCATCACCTTCCCATCACCAGCAGTCTCTGCGGTGTTCATTAAAATCTATTCCAAGTCAGCTGGAACATCTGCTCCATGTTCACACCACTGGCACTGGAAacttaatgttgttgtgttcatTATAGTCGCGTGTGTTCTGCTATGGGACATACTGTAATATGAGATGCATGACTTAAGAGGACTGAAGGTCCACAAATACTTAATTGTGCCCTGAGGAAAAATGCACTTGTGAAATTAAGTAAATGACAgattttgtgataaatacagcATACATGGTACAGATTCCAGAATATGTATATAATACATGTATGAAAATGTCAATGTCTTGACAAGTTCCACAACAACGGACCTGTCGACAGTTGACTCACTTGGAGTTTATTTCCCTGCCTTCTCAAGCTAGTCAATGCATTACATTAGAATataatatttttttgtcttaGTGTAGAAGACACATGCAAAAAGTGATCGTATATCATTCTCCTCATTATATCCAGGTCTGTGTTGATGAAAAGTACATCTGGTTTTGCTCTCCACACCAGCCAAAGAGATGGTGTTTGAGATATGGCAGCTACACcacaacagaacaaaagctTTTCAGGTCCACAGTCTTGTGATTGGTACATCAAACTAATGCttacattttaaagtttaacTAATGAGAGATTACCATGGAGCAGCAATTGGatctgaaacaaacagaattcTGGGTGGTTTGTCCACTTTTTCACTGTTAATGTACCATAGAGGAGTGCAGGCAAACTGCTTTGAAATACCTTACTTGAACCCAAAACTCTCATTATTTACagctgtatctgtgtgttttgacaggTTTGATTAGACCATGGATAACAGCAGCTTGGGAATGCTCGGAGATGTTAACACATCTCTTCAGACTGAACTTCAATCCTGTACTACGCTGAGGAACCAGGCTTCTCGTATTTTCCTATATGCCTTCCTCTCTGTTGGTATCGTCTGCACAGTGGTGGGCAACTTCCTGGTGGTCTTGTCCATCGCCTACTTCAAACAGTTGCAGTCGCCCACGAACTCCTTTGTCATGTCTCTCGCAGTGGCTGACTGCCTTGTTGGCCTGTTAGTGATGCCTTACAGTATGATCCGGACCGTGGAGGGATGCTGGTACTTTGGTGACCTTTTTTGTCGGCTTCACTCTAGCTTGGATGTCATGCTCTGCACTGCCTCCATATTCCATCTCAGCTGCATTGCTTTTGACCGCTACTACGCTGTCTGCAACCCACTACTCTACTCTTTGAAGATGTCCCGCAGTCGCGTAGCTCTCCTTATTGTTGTATGTTGGGCTGTCCCTATGCTCATTTCCTTTGGACCCATAATGCTAAACCTCCACGTTGCCGGTGTGGACATCCTGCTCCCGCAAGATGTATGCGTTTTCTTGGTCAATCGCATTTATGCTGTAATGGCCTCCTTGGTAGCCTTTTACTTGCCGATGGCTGTCATGCTGGTAGCCTATTGGAAGATCTTCAAAGCTGCCAAACGGCAGGCCAGGCAAATCAGTGCCATGGAAAGTCAGATGGCTGCTGGAGTGGGCAAAGACTCAAGCAAGAAACAAAGACACCGAAACACTatgaagagggaaagaaaggcagcaaaaaCTTTGGGTATCATAATGGGAGTTTTCCTAATCTTCTGGATGCCCTTCTTTACAGTCAACATTGTGGACCCCTTCATTGAATACAGCACAGAGGTGGTTGTGTGGGATATATTTTTGTGGCTGGGGTATATCAACTCATCTCTAAATCCCTTCCTGTATGGTTTCTTCAACCGTTCCTTCCGTAGGGCATTCCTCATGTTCATGGGCTGCAGGGTATGCCTGCCTGGATCCTCCCCTGGGATGGAGCTATCGCACACTAGAAAAGAGGCAAACGAACGTGCAGATCAACCATAAAATAAAGACTAAATAAAGCATCTGTATACTTTCTGTTGGCATAAAAAGAACTGCGAATAGCAAGGAATATATTTTTGGAAATCAATGGTGCTATTCACAGGGTAGAATTATAATTCTATAAGAAATATTTGTGAGATGGGCCACTAACCATGGCTTCAACCATGATTTATGAAACTGACTATTTTTCTTCCGTGTATTGTCAATGTAGATGCATTGTGACTGCACAAAGGCTTTTCTGATATTAGCACTTTTAAGTAATAAACTATCTTTGGATTATGTTGATGTGTTGCTCTGGCCTTGGAAGAACAGCTCTCCAATGTAGGAAATATTAGATGAAATTTCAATCAGACAATGGCAGCAATAACTGGCATATGGCCATCTACCTGCCAGTCATTATGTTTAAGTGTACAGATTGCTATATGCTAAAGCAAAATCCTTCAAATGGTTGCCACATGTGTATATAGCTACAATCAAAACtgttgtgtgttcattttgaaaaaagtttcgttgaaatatatttttttcagaCACAAAAAGGGAAGCTTCAAGTGGATCCAGGATGAAGGCAGAACAGACAGGGCCTAGAAATTGCTCTGACTGaaaataaattgtttttcaACCTACATACTAGTGAAGAGGAAGATCAAACTATACCTAAAGCACAGATAACAGGTTTTTATGGGAGAGAAAACAATTCCAGAGAATGACAAAAAGGGGCGGGGTTGGGGGGCCATGATGTTATAAGCAAGGTTTGAAGAGGCCACGTCACAGAGATACCCACACTTCACGAGATCAAGCTAAACTCAACAGGAGTGCCAGGTTGACGACTGTGGCACAATAAAAAGACCCTGATGAAACCTGCAGACACCAGCATCAAcgccaattaaaaacagtactgtACCCCCAAAAAATGCAGCTCTATAGATGTTTCAAGCAACTTGATGTTGAGCTGAGATGCTTCCTGTTTGAAAAAGGAACAGTGTGGCAGCAGTGTCCTGCCTTGTGTGGTTCTATGTTCATGTAAGCTTTTGTCATTGCAAAAAACTTATGTACTAAAGTAATGAATAACTAGTAATGAATAACTCGAATATGAATATATATGCTTGGGCACCTTCAATGTGTAGTATAATTTAACTGCCACCCactaatattaatattaaattcatatttttgAGCCCAAAACATTCAGCacacctaaaaaaaaatgttcatgaaATTACTAACAGTCAATGTATTTTACACTCATTTAActtattttatattaaattcCTTATAATAGTTTGTGGCGTGATAATGACTCACACTACCCTCATGAATTTTTtaatatgaattcattttttctaacatttttatGATCTTAAATCGataagagagcagaggaaaagtaACCGGTACTTTGTAGAATGACTGTGGGTACATCTGAAGTCTCTAAAATTGCATCCCCGCTTCCCTCACTTGGATCTTTCCCTCACGTCTTAGTCCCTGTCACTGCGGTTGCATGGAAAGACACAAGTCTGCACACATGGGCACTGTGCTAATACTAATAAAGGCACACAGTTAtcagtgccagagcagcagtgttttccctCTGTAGCCTGTTACTGGTTTAACAAACACCTGCCTGCATTCTGTATTTATACTGTGCTGTGTCCTGCTCGGAGGCACAGGAACCATTCCTACTGGCAGAATGTGTTTgtattaattattcattatttgcatCTGTATTTACTGATATTCGCATGAATTCATTATTCACTAACCAAGAGTATGATTAGGGTGACTTTTGAACACTGGAAATCATTACTTAGGCCACACGTTTAAGGGCAAATTGAGATTATATAACCATATCAAAACTGACGCTCAGGAATTATCAGCCTCACATGTGACCAAAtggaaatgatggaaaaaatgtttctttctgaTCGACTCTCCTTCTTTAATTGAAACCATAATAAAAGTTAATTGGGGAATAACAGAtcacaagaagaaaaatcttTGTCAGAAATGAAGAAAGTTGTTTGTGGTTCTTTTGTGGTTCAGACCTAaagacctaaaaaaaaaaaaaaaaattggggaGGGACACACTTTACAAATGTATAGTTTAATCTGTTATTGTTACGATCCTGAAaacctgtctgttcctagtgttttcttttccccttttccttaGTGTTtctggttgtctgtctgtttcccctgtctgtctggctggGTGTGTCCCTGCACCCAGCCGGCTCTGCCTTGTCAGCAGTGCACCTGGCGTGCATCAGCCTGATTAgggcacaggataaaaggggGAGCTTCTTTGTTACCtgctgccagattgtcctgTGTCCATGACGGTTTCCTTCTTCATTCTAGTGTGAGGACTAGTTTTTGATACCCTTTCCTTGTGTGCTGTCTTTGTTAATGTTGGCTTTTGTTTGGACTGCCATTCGTAGTGTGCCAAAAACCCCTTTCACTGGCGCTCCCTTAGCTGTTcatttccactccttttgagtgtattttctgttgtttaattattgttaaaataaattgtctttgcttttccttttctcatctctggtctgcatctttgggtcctaaaaacatttcaggtgaaAAGCCTAACAGTTATGTCTTCACACTGGTATGAAAATCCAGCAAAAGACTTCCATGAGGACTGCTTCCGTGTATCCTTGCTCGTGACGCCTCAGACCTCCTTCCTCGCTTCTCTGAGCAGAAATAAGAGCTTTGAGAGGCCTTCAACATGGCGGACGAGAACGACTCCCAGTTCCAGAAAGGAAATATCAAATTAGAAATTCAGGATGTCCCCTATGGGTCTAGCTGAGCTGTCACAACTTGTAAGAAGTGAGTAACAGTGAGTCTAATCATAAGGCAGGATGATCAAGTGAAGGTGTGCTCTCAGGgtgcttttatttcatcataatgcattcatttttaaagatagcataaaatgtacatgaaaaaaataagcttttattttgaattttaagAGCTCTTCATAAAGCTTCTAACACGATGGCACAAAAACCATCACACATTTGGTGTCCAGCATTAGCTGGGAGTGggggatttttttgtttgttttttgtctttcaagTTTTACAGTTATTCTGACGTTCACCTCAACAGGAATACTGTTTTAGTATCTAGTTTTGCCAAACTGCTAAGTACATTTTGATGGTGAAATGAGGCAAATAACAGGAAGTATTTGTCTTGCAACCTTATTTTCTCAATCTTATTTGCCATGTTATTTTAGTTACTTCCTTATTAGCACTCATTAGCACTGTGGACATTTGTTTAGTATTTCAGGCCACTCTGAGTTTTGCTTCTCAGACTGCAATATCAGAGTTGCACATAAATGCGTATTTATTTGATctaaaatgctaaaaagctTTAGCTTAAAGGCTAAAACGACAGCCAATCTAACCCCGGGCTATCTCAGACAGAGCTAAGGGCTGTGTTTCCATGGTGGCACACAATCACATGCGCTGATAAGTGACACAAAGAATTGGCAGTTTAACATTGCGGTAAAGTGAGTAATGAGAGTGGAAGGCATTTTCAGGAACCCTAGAATTCCACTCGATCTATAGATCATTTATTGCTTTCACCTCACCCTTGTAACTTCTAACCCTGCAAGACACCGAGATAACCAGTGCCCAGAATGCATAGCAAATTAGTCTTACTCAAGATAGTCAAAGACCAGACAGCTTTGAGCAAATGATGAACTTAGATGTCTGTTTATTGGCTCCTAGCCACATTCAGTCTATCTTATTTAAACTAGCACCAGTGCTTTCAGTGCACAATTAGCAGTCAAGGCAGTGGCTGTCTCTTCGGCAGCCTCTTCCACTTTGTGAAAGTGCAAACTGTGAGAGTGTAATCAACACACTGCAACGGGAGCCGCACTGACTTTTTTCACTGGAGTTAGAAAATGGCTTTGATGGAGTTATATTGTTGTTtcaagtctgttttctttttgagtGACAGAAGGGTGACCGagaacaaatggaaaaatgtttcAAAGGGCATTTGTTTAAGACCTCAAAGAGCATTTGAACCATGCCAACacgctgtttcattttttttatttagcatattggttttgaatatttttagtTTATATTTCTTCCATTCATGTATGGATTTTTTGCGAGTACACCCCATTTGCTCACAGTAATTGGTGCTTTAATTTCTCTCCTGAAACCAAATGTTGGCAGCCACCATGTTTTAGTCCACTTACTGTTTGAGTCCTTTATGGGATGAAGATTAGATCATGGTGGAATGAGGCTAATGACAGGAAGCAATTGAGTATAAGTCTCGATCGagtctctcttccctctttctctacACGTCCTGCAGCTTTATCCTTATGTgagtatgtctgtctgtcactctttGAATTCCTAAAATCTTtacttgtgtttgtcagtcagcACTGTTCACCCTGcttaacacatgcacatattgATTTATTTCCATCAATTTCATTGGTATTTTATGTAAAAACAGACCATCTTTGCATCCCAAAAGCATAAGCTTGACATAAAGGAGAAAAGGTCAGTCAGCCTTAGCTCACCTTGTTatctctcctttttattttgcatttcacaTAAAGAAACATAACCAAAAAAGCACATTCATTTCACATTAGCACTCACTTGGCCAAGTAGACTCATGGGGTTTCTAATCAAACAAGTGTA contains the following coding sequences:
- the LOC143319910 gene encoding 5-hydroxytryptamine receptor 4, which translates into the protein MDNSSLGMLGDVNTSLQTELQSCTTLRNQASRIFLYAFLSVGIVCTVVGNFLVVLSIAYFKQLQSPTNSFVMSLAVADCLVGLLVMPYSMIRTVEGCWYFGDLFCRLHSSLDVMLCTASIFHLSCIAFDRYYAVCNPLLYSLKMSRSRVALLIVVCWAVPMLISFGPIMLNLHVAGVDILLPQDVCVFLVNRIYAVMASLVAFYLPMAVMLVAYWKIFKAAKRQARQISAMESQMAAGVGKDSSKKQRHRNTMKRERKAAKTLGIIMGVFLIFWMPFFTVNIVDPFIEYSTEVVVWDIFLWLGYINSSLNPFLYGFFNRSFRRAFLMFMGCRVCLPGSSPGMELSHTRKEANERADQP